The Acidianus infernus genome window below encodes:
- a CDS encoding zinc ribbon domain-containing protein, with translation MSNNFVQSMICQPVGGKVIQLNINKPLDMKALAQDLKMLFRSEGMTVYATYSPNILILQLHARGLKGHYYTTKICQDNNKVVIETGITSARVQLEWAGVEGGIAGASDLLLHNKFLALLGSAFAGVDVASVLGSYEQEQEIINQIVQVITSHQQAVSQQTPRYCPNCGYPVAPQYKFCPNCGYRLR, from the coding sequence ATGTCTAATAATTTTGTGCAGTCAATGATATGCCAACCAGTTGGAGGTAAAGTCATACAATTAAACATCAACAAGCCCCTTGACATGAAAGCATTAGCACAAGATTTGAAGATGCTCTTCCGAAGCGAGGGGATGACTGTTTACGCTACCTACTCCCCTAATATCCTCATATTGCAATTACACGCTAGGGGGTTAAAGGGGCATTATTACACAACCAAGATATGTCAAGATAACAACAAAGTCGTAATCGAGACTGGGATAACTAGTGCCAGAGTCCAACTAGAGTGGGCTGGGGTCGAAGGTGGAATAGCGGGCGCTTCGGACTTACTATTACATAACAAGTTTCTAGCCTTGCTAGGTAGTGCTTTTGCGGGAGTAGATGTAGCCAGCGTCTTGGGTAGTTATGAACAAGAACAAGAGATTATAAACCAAATTGTGCAAGTGATAACGTCGCACCAACAAGCCGTAAGCCAACAAACGCCTAGGTATTGTCCTAACTGCGGTTACCCAGTTGCTCCGCAATACAAATTCTGCCCAAATTGTGGATATAGATTAAGGTGA
- a CDS encoding RNA-guided endonuclease TnpB family protein, producing the protein MARRDKNPIRATVSMKIGLSDPLLALVNNYVKALRFALFWMKENVKDPNEKGTLSKVHEGLYEKLRKEYNLPSKVAEDCYRDALAIYKSWYNNPKRGRFPRVYKPTVWLTPKASYSVDLDRMVVKIASVCELPILGYPRNLKDYSTWEMKEARLTIKDGKAFLKVTFEKEEEKVKPKDSVAVDVNMNDIVVGKDDSHYVRIPTRLHDAYHFKSLAEHLQKKYPKRWKENKRILHRIRYFHQKAKRIMEDFARKVGRWTIEIAEKLGANVIKLENLKNLIKDVDKLPSEFRDKLYLMQYRRIQYWIEWQAKKHGMIVKYVNPSYSSVSCPKCGKKMIEMAYRYFHCPSCGYENDRDVIAVTNLNGRGSLTLSTAPQMRDVNPNR; encoded by the coding sequence ATGGCTAGGAGGGATAAAAACCCAATCAGAGCAACAGTTTCGATGAAGATTGGCTTATCTGACCCTCTCCTAGCCCTCGTGAACAACTACGTTAAGGCACTCCGTTTTGCCCTATTTTGGATGAAAGAAAACGTGAAAGATCCAAACGAGAAGGGCACACTTTCTAAAGTGCACGAGGGATTGTATGAAAAGCTGAGGAAAGAATACAATCTGCCATCAAAGGTTGCTGAGGACTGCTATCGTGATGCCCTAGCAATATATAAGAGTTGGTACAACAACCCCAAGAGGGGTAGGTTCCCGCGCGTCTATAAGCCGACAGTGTGGTTAACACCAAAAGCTAGCTACAGTGTAGACTTAGATAGGATGGTAGTTAAGATAGCAAGTGTTTGTGAACTGCCAATACTAGGTTATCCTAGGAACTTAAAGGATTACTCAACCTGGGAGATGAAGGAGGCTAGGCTCACAATCAAGGATGGCAAAGCTTTCCTCAAAGTAACTTTCGAGAAGGAAGAAGAGAAAGTTAAACCTAAAGACAGTGTTGCCGTAGACGTAAACATGAATGACATTGTAGTGGGGAAAGACGACAGTCACTACGTTAGGATTCCCACTCGCCTTCACGATGCTTATCACTTCAAGTCATTAGCTGAACATTTGCAGAAGAAGTATCCTAAGAGGTGGAAGGAGAACAAGAGAATTCTACACAGAATACGTTATTTTCATCAAAAGGCTAAACGAATCATGGAGGATTTTGCTAGGAAAGTTGGCAGATGGACCATTGAGATTGCTGAGAAATTGGGTGCCAACGTTATAAAGTTGGAGAACTTGAAGAACCTCATTAAGGACGTTGATAAGCTACCAAGTGAGTTTCGCGATAAACTCTACTTGATGCAATATCGTCGTATTCAGTATTGGATAGAGTGGCAGGCTAAGAAGCACGGAATGATTGTTAAGTATGTTAATCCTAGTTACTCTTCCGTTTCCTGTCCTAAGTGTGGCAAGAAGATGATTGAGATGGCTTATAGATATTTTCACTGCCCCTCGTGTGGTTATGAGAACGATCGTGACGTTATTGCTGTCACGAATTTAAATGGGAGGGGGTCTCTGACCCTCTCGACTGCCCCTCAGATGAGAGATGTAAACCCAAATCGATGA
- a CDS encoding TM1812 family CRISPR-associated protein encodes MLAEVMKKEENEEEEVKICSVDKRNLYAHGGFEKNVRIVVKISA; translated from the coding sequence ATGCTTGCAGAGGTAATGAAAAAGGAAGAGAATGAGGAAGAAGAGGTTAAAATATGTAGCGTTGATAAGAGGAACTTATACGCCCACGGAGGCTTTGAGAAAAACGTAAGAATTGTGGTGAAGATATCTGCATAG
- a CDS encoding APC family permease, translating into MTGTPDKGKHLRKEIGFLELFIIGLAGAVATAVFFSQVEMTALAGPGSLIAWLVGIFFYFTIGLTYIELSQTYPEAGGPSRYSIYSHGVVTNLINATADLIWYLFIPPIEAFATIEGLYFIFPQLLNKQGYPTLLGAIVGVVILIAYIPFNYYGIKLFAKITAGFGSVKIIFYVLPVLALLLLFSNPQNFTAYHGVLPFGIAGIFAAMPYAMFAFGSARVVPDFAEETKDKRHIVYALLLTILGQAAIYILYDLTLILTVNWKAFGITPGDWSGLSKVTGNPFVILTSSYDLKIFLIIILISAIAGPFLTGYIYMGSGSRVLLAMGRSRFVSSAMRQLHEKYAIPYWGLMVFAVVGALITFLFAPIPSIYGLISDSVVAGYLGFATNPIALVVLRRQGVTKYKIPLGNVISAIAFVGSSLIVFWSGWPAVPYSVLLLTIASAVFAAIGKATKDFKESIWYMTYIAFLTIMTYIGSDGALNIIPFIDATIITALVSLAVFYPWGIISGLKKENYLEHEKEIE; encoded by the coding sequence ATGACCGGCACACCCGATAAAGGAAAACACTTGAGAAAAGAGATAGGATTCCTTGAGTTATTTATCATTGGGCTTGCTGGAGCAGTAGCTACGGCAGTGTTCTTTAGTCAAGTGGAAATGACGGCATTAGCGGGACCAGGGAGCTTAATAGCCTGGTTAGTCGGAATTTTCTTTTACTTCACCATTGGTCTAACATACATAGAGCTTTCCCAGACTTACCCAGAAGCCGGAGGCCCATCTAGGTATTCAATTTACTCACATGGTGTAGTTACTAACTTAATTAACGCGACTGCAGATCTCATATGGTATTTATTTATACCACCCATTGAGGCTTTCGCTACCATAGAGGGCTTATACTTTATCTTCCCTCAGCTTCTGAATAAACAAGGATATCCAACACTCTTAGGAGCAATAGTAGGAGTCGTCATATTAATAGCATATATACCTTTCAATTATTACGGGATAAAGCTGTTCGCAAAAATTACTGCAGGGTTTGGAAGCGTCAAAATAATATTTTACGTACTGCCTGTATTGGCTCTACTTTTACTCTTCTCAAATCCCCAGAACTTTACTGCTTATCACGGTGTACTACCATTTGGAATAGCCGGAATATTTGCAGCAATGCCTTACGCCATGTTTGCCTTTGGCAGTGCTAGAGTAGTCCCAGACTTCGCGGAGGAAACTAAAGATAAAAGGCACATTGTTTATGCACTGTTGCTTACAATTTTAGGTCAAGCGGCAATTTATATATTATACGACTTAACCCTCATACTTACTGTAAATTGGAAAGCTTTTGGCATAACCCCTGGCGACTGGAGCGGATTGTCAAAAGTAACAGGTAATCCATTCGTCATATTGACTTCTTCATATGATCTAAAAATATTCCTAATAATAATTTTGATATCTGCGATAGCAGGCCCTTTCCTAACGGGATACATTTACATGGGTAGCGGTAGCAGAGTACTTTTAGCTATGGGGAGGTCTAGATTCGTAAGTAGCGCGATGAGACAGTTGCACGAGAAGTATGCAATACCTTATTGGGGATTAATGGTTTTCGCAGTAGTAGGGGCTTTAATTACCTTCCTATTTGCGCCAATACCGAGCATATATGGATTAATATCTGATAGCGTAGTCGCCGGTTATTTAGGCTTCGCCACAAACCCAATTGCCCTTGTAGTGTTGAGGAGGCAAGGAGTAACTAAGTACAAGATTCCTTTAGGTAACGTAATTTCGGCAATAGCTTTCGTAGGTTCTTCGTTAATAGTATTCTGGTCTGGGTGGCCTGCAGTACCATACTCAGTATTACTATTAACTATAGCCTCTGCAGTATTCGCCGCAATAGGAAAGGCTACAAAAGATTTCAAAGAGTCAATATGGTACATGACTTACATAGCTTTCCTAACAATAATGACTTACATTGGCAGTGATGGAGCGTTAAACATAATACCTTTCATAGATGCTACGATAATTACAGCATTGGTGTCCTTGGCTGTGTTTTACCCATGGGGGATAATATCTGGGTTGAAGAAAGAGAACTACCTAGAGCACGAGAAAGAAATCGAGTAG